The Dokdonella koreensis DS-123 genome has a segment encoding these proteins:
- a CDS encoding GntP family permease, giving the protein MLSLFGLLAGLALLVAMAMRGVSLFIATPVCAAVVALASGLPLLPANGEPAATDALGSYMQGFSGFIASWFFMFLFGCIFGKLMQDTGAADAVARWVLRTIGPRHAALAIVVACIVLTYGGVSLFVVAFSVYPTALSLFRAADLPRRFIPAALGFGSISITMTAAGSPEIQNWIPIKYLGTSPWAAWQASLAAAIVMAIVGQYWLNWMIGRARARGERFEPREGDPVDSRETLPSPLLSLVPLLAVLVLSFLLHERLHTSALIVALLAGCVLTAVVGWRHLSAPGAALASGSADALIAIGNTAAVVGFGAVAKGVPGFTLAVDWITHLPGHGVVNAAFAVAAIAAMTGSASGGQAIALPILAPLYLPQGVDPSQLHRSVALASGTLDAMPHNGYIVTTIRAVCGETHKAAYFPMAAMTVVVPLLGLGVAFAMFALGF; this is encoded by the coding sequence ATGCTGAGTCTGTTCGGCCTCCTGGCCGGCCTGGCGCTGCTCGTCGCCATGGCGATGCGTGGCGTCAGCCTGTTCATCGCCACGCCGGTCTGCGCCGCCGTCGTCGCGCTGGCGAGCGGCCTGCCGCTGCTGCCGGCCAACGGCGAGCCGGCGGCCACCGACGCGCTCGGCAGCTACATGCAGGGCTTCAGCGGCTTCATCGCGAGCTGGTTCTTCATGTTCCTGTTCGGCTGCATCTTCGGCAAGCTGATGCAGGACACCGGCGCCGCCGACGCGGTCGCGCGCTGGGTGCTGCGCACGATCGGCCCGCGCCACGCGGCGCTGGCGATCGTCGTGGCCTGCATCGTGCTGACCTACGGCGGCGTCAGCCTGTTCGTGGTCGCCTTCTCGGTGTACCCGACCGCGCTCAGCCTGTTCCGCGCCGCCGACCTGCCGCGCCGCTTCATCCCGGCCGCGCTCGGCTTCGGCTCGATCTCGATCACGATGACGGCGGCCGGCTCGCCGGAGATCCAGAACTGGATCCCGATCAAATACCTCGGCACCTCGCCATGGGCCGCCTGGCAGGCCAGCCTGGCTGCGGCGATCGTCATGGCGATCGTCGGCCAGTACTGGCTCAACTGGATGATCGGTCGGGCTCGCGCGCGCGGCGAGCGCTTCGAGCCGCGGGAAGGCGACCCGGTCGACAGCCGCGAGACGCTGCCCTCGCCGCTGCTGTCATTGGTGCCATTGCTGGCGGTGCTGGTCCTGAGCTTTCTGCTGCACGAGCGCCTGCACACCTCGGCGCTGATCGTGGCCCTGCTCGCCGGCTGCGTGCTGACCGCCGTGGTCGGCTGGCGCCACCTGAGCGCGCCGGGTGCCGCGCTCGCCAGCGGCAGCGCCGACGCACTGATCGCGATCGGCAACACGGCGGCGGTGGTCGGCTTCGGCGCGGTCGCCAAGGGCGTACCCGGCTTCACGTTGGCGGTCGACTGGATCACACACCTGCCTGGCCACGGTGTCGTCAATGCCGCGTTCGCCGTCGCCGCGATCGCCGCGATGACCGGCAGCGCGTCCGGGGGGCAAGCCATCGCACTGCCGATCCTCGCCCCGCTCTACCTGCCGCAGGGCGTCGATCCTTCGCAGTTGCACCGCTCGGTCGCCCTGGCATCGGGCACGCTCGATGCGATGCCGCACAACGGCTACATCGTCACGACGATCCGCGCCGTCTGCGGCGAGACGCACAAGGCCGCCTACTTCCCGATGGCCGCGATGACGGTGGTCGTGCCGCTGCTCGGCCTGGGGGTCGCCTTCGCGATGTTCGCGCTGGGCTTCTGA